In Virgibacillus sp. NKC19-16, a single genomic region encodes these proteins:
- a CDS encoding amidase, giving the protein MGLAMNWNEWSKLDAMGLAELVRKGEITPQEVASQVAKGVKELNPQIGAVIEIFDDVVDAPLSDGMNPDGVFAGVPFFMKDLGPTLKGRLQERGSLLMEGNRSAADSFLTKQIRQAGLNIIGRTTTPEFGLCSSAENPKVYITRNPWDLDYTTCGSSAGTAASVAAGIIPISHATDGGGSIRIPAGVNGNIGLKPSRGVFSGAPNSSDLMNVVSAQGCHTRTIRDTAAFVDHCRGGAPGEFMPYWTPQEPYSEVIKRDPKKLRIAVSHEWGDYKATPHIVSELKKTADYLEGLGHYVEWVVPDLDLHASYEAQTASYIMKFSQTISDILEKKNMEHPPADLIESMCIRVWEEGRFAFYTDRVKMETMFNEISRKMAAFFEDWDIVLTPTMAKPTPLIGATEYLTISDNPSVYDWFENLWSIFSYTPIANICGLPGISLPMAELENGLPLGMHMLAPQGEDGLLLQLGAQIERELNGNWNHGRKPANYVTNI; this is encoded by the coding sequence GTGGGTTTAGCGATGAACTGGAATGAATGGTCTAAACTTGATGCCATGGGACTTGCCGAATTAGTACGAAAAGGTGAAATTACTCCACAAGAAGTGGCAAGCCAGGTTGCAAAGGGGGTCAAGGAATTAAATCCTCAAATTGGCGCTGTCATTGAGATTTTTGATGATGTAGTCGATGCCCCCTTGAGTGATGGAATGAACCCCGATGGAGTTTTTGCGGGAGTACCTTTTTTCATGAAGGATCTGGGGCCTACCCTTAAAGGAAGGTTACAGGAAAGGGGTTCGCTGCTCATGGAAGGGAATCGGTCTGCGGCTGATAGCTTTCTGACAAAACAAATTCGACAGGCCGGTCTAAACATTATTGGGCGTACGACAACACCGGAGTTTGGGCTCTGTAGTTCTGCAGAGAATCCAAAAGTTTATATTACGAGGAATCCTTGGGATCTTGATTATACAACCTGTGGTTCCTCAGCCGGGACCGCAGCTTCCGTCGCAGCAGGAATCATTCCAATTTCCCATGCCACAGACGGGGGTGGATCGATTCGAATTCCTGCAGGCGTAAATGGCAATATCGGATTGAAACCGTCACGCGGTGTTTTTTCGGGAGCCCCTAACAGTTCGGATCTGATGAATGTTGTTTCTGCGCAAGGGTGTCATACCCGTACGATACGTGATACTGCTGCCTTTGTCGATCATTGCAGGGGAGGGGCACCTGGTGAGTTTATGCCTTATTGGACCCCGCAGGAGCCATACTCCGAGGTGATAAAGCGGGATCCGAAAAAACTTCGCATTGCCGTTTCTCATGAGTGGGGTGATTATAAAGCCACACCGCATATTGTGTCAGAACTGAAGAAGACGGCTGATTACCTTGAAGGGCTTGGACATTATGTTGAATGGGTTGTACCGGATCTTGATCTTCACGCTTCTTATGAGGCACAGACAGCATCCTATATTATGAAGTTTTCTCAAACTATTTCAGATATACTCGAGAAAAAGAACATGGAACATCCGCCAGCAGATCTCATTGAATCCATGTGTATAAGGGTCTGGGAGGAAGGCCGCTTTGCCTTCTATACGGACCGTGTCAAAATGGAGACAATGTTTAACGAAATTTCCAGAAAGATGGCAGCATTCTTTGAAGATTGGGATATAGTCCTTACGCCGACGATGGCCAAACCCACACCATTGATTGGTGCGACCGAGTATCTGACTATTAGTGATAATCCTTCTGTTTATGATTGGTTTGAAAATCTGTGGAGTATTTTTTCCTATACGCCAATTGCCAATATTTGTGGACTGCCAGGGATCTCCTTACCGATGGCTGAACTAGAGAATGGATTGCCACTTGGAATGCATATGCTCGCCCCTCAGGGAGAAGATGGCTTGCTTCTGCAGTTGGGTGCACAGATTGAGCGCGAATTGAATGGAAACTGGAATCACGGACGAAAACCAGCAAATTATGTAACTAATATTTAA
- a CDS encoding tartrate dehydrogenase, which translates to MKVYKVAVLPGDGIGPDVMKEALKVLKTLSEIDSTFTYETTEFNWNTDHYVKHGLMMPENGLEQLEEFDNILFGAVGDSRVPEHIPIWELIMPIRKNFQQYINFRPIKLLKGLETRLKQERDIDFVIIRENAEGEYSTAGGKMYQGESRELAVQNTIMTREGISRVAAYAFQYAKEHQLRKVTNATKSNAIIHTMTLWDKVVEEIANDFEAISYEKYYVDAIAALFVERPENFQLVLASNLFGDILSDLGSAIAGGLGVAPSANINPNGEFPSMFEPVHGSAPDIAGKGVANPIAQIWSLALMLQNFGRSDLHDKVLFSIEDVLEEKKTLTPDIGGKATTGQVGDAIVNKLKKRM; encoded by the coding sequence ATGAAAGTATATAAGGTTGCAGTATTACCCGGGGATGGAATTGGCCCTGATGTGATGAAGGAAGCATTAAAAGTATTGAAAACGTTATCCGAGATAGATTCCACGTTCACTTATGAAACAACGGAATTTAATTGGAATACGGATCATTATGTGAAACACGGATTAATGATGCCTGAAAATGGCCTCGAACAACTAGAAGAATTTGACAATATCTTATTCGGGGCTGTTGGTGATTCAAGGGTACCGGAGCATATTCCGATATGGGAGCTGATCATGCCTATCCGTAAAAACTTTCAGCAGTACATCAATTTCAGGCCGATAAAATTGCTAAAAGGATTGGAAACCCGATTAAAACAGGAAAGAGATATAGATTTTGTGATTATACGGGAAAATGCGGAAGGGGAATATTCTACTGCCGGCGGGAAGATGTATCAGGGAGAATCGCGGGAGCTCGCTGTACAGAACACGATCATGACACGGGAAGGGATTTCCAGGGTTGCAGCATATGCATTTCAGTATGCAAAGGAACATCAGCTACGGAAAGTAACCAATGCTACTAAATCAAATGCTATCATACATACGATGACATTATGGGACAAGGTTGTTGAGGAGATAGCAAATGACTTTGAGGCTATTTCCTATGAAAAATACTATGTAGATGCGATTGCTGCTTTGTTTGTGGAACGTCCCGAAAATTTTCAGCTGGTACTTGCTTCCAATCTGTTTGGAGATATATTGTCGGATCTAGGTTCAGCCATTGCTGGAGGATTGGGTGTCGCGCCATCTGCAAATATCAATCCTAACGGGGAATTCCCTTCCATGTTTGAGCCGGTACATGGGTCTGCTCCTGACATAGCAGGAAAAGGGGTTGCTAATCCAATTGCGCAAATCTGGTCCTTAGCCTTAATGCTGCAGAATTTTGGCCGCTCTGATCTGCATGATAAAGTTCTTTTTTCTATAGAAGATGTATTGGAAGAAAAGAAAACACTTACACCAGATATTGGAGGAAAAGCAACTACAGGACAAGTCGGGGATGCGATCGTAAACAAACTTAAAAAAAGGATGTGA
- a CDS encoding SDR family NAD(P)-dependent oxidoreductase yields MTFENKTFIVTGAGGGMGKETVKLLLDNGANVVGCDLHTDNLSKYEDTNKFLAFQGDLLDEDTVKDIFKVTANQFGDIDGLVNIAGIAQSATPIDEVSLDEWHNIMDINMTMMFLTCREASVYMKGKKQGSIVNIGSVSVTRPRPGLQSYVASKGAVEAFSKALALELAPNQINVNVLHPGPSDTTMLGQFSAEGASVDDTRKEIFEKSVPLGSLLTPKNIADSIKYLLSDEAKMITGAVLHVDGGRNI; encoded by the coding sequence ATGACATTTGAAAACAAAACCTTCATTGTTACCGGTGCAGGTGGAGGTATGGGGAAGGAAACAGTTAAACTTTTGCTGGATAACGGCGCAAATGTAGTTGGTTGTGACCTTCATACAGATAATCTTTCGAAATATGAAGATACGAATAAATTTTTAGCATTCCAAGGGGATTTATTGGATGAAGATACTGTAAAAGATATTTTTAAAGTAACAGCTAATCAATTTGGAGATATTGACGGGTTGGTTAATATAGCAGGTATTGCGCAAAGTGCCACACCTATTGATGAAGTTAGTTTGGATGAATGGCATAACATTATGGATATTAATATGACTATGATGTTTCTAACTTGTCGTGAAGCCTCTGTATATATGAAGGGAAAGAAACAAGGTAGTATTGTGAATATTGGCTCGGTATCTGTCACCAGACCAAGACCGGGTTTACAATCCTATGTTGCTTCAAAAGGTGCGGTAGAGGCTTTCTCCAAGGCTTTGGCACTGGAACTGGCTCCAAATCAGATTAATGTAAATGTGCTTCATCCCGGTCCGTCCGATACGACGATGCTCGGTCAATTTTCAGCGGAGGGTGCAAGTGTGGACGATACCAGGAAGGAAATTTTCGAAAAAAGTGTCCCCCTTGGAAGCCTACTAACACCAAAAAATATTGCTGATTCTATTAAATATCTGCTTTCCGATGAAGCAAAAATGATCACAGGTGCCGTTTTACATGTTGATGGTGGGCGGAATATATGA
- a CDS encoding aldehyde dehydrogenase family protein — protein MERFKLYINGNWTNSKNGEHIDVKNPSSGNVFASIPRGTQEDVDDAVNAASDAFLSDAWRSVKPHERGDLLFDIAEKMKSDRDELAKLESMDVGKPLSQAYADVDAAIRYFRFYGGAADKVMGDTIPIEDGLLDYVVREPLGVTAHIVPWNYPLQIISRSVAAAIAMGNTVVVKSAEDTPMTAMRLTAFFDELDLPAGVFNHITGFGYEAGAALSSHPLINHVTFTGSVGTGITVGQAAMANVVPSTLELGGKSPNIVFADCDIDKTVEGVVRAIIQNAGQTCSAGARLLVEDSFKNEFLQKVVEKFESLTVGAGMDDKHLGPILNEKQYNHVLGLIEQAKKEASVVAGGNPVTVEGYEGGFYVQPTIIDGVSKDSKLAQEEIFGPVLTVFTFKDEAEALDLANSTDYGLVTGIWTQDISRAHYLASRIDSGQVFINNYGAGGGVQMPFGGYKKSGIGREKGWIALYNYTQVKNVAVKYN, from the coding sequence ATGGAACGGTTTAAACTGTATATAAACGGAAATTGGACCAACAGTAAAAATGGAGAGCATATCGATGTGAAAAATCCATCCAGTGGAAACGTATTTGCCAGTATCCCCAGAGGAACACAGGAGGATGTAGATGATGCTGTGAATGCAGCCAGTGACGCTTTTCTAAGTGACGCTTGGAGAAGCGTTAAACCTCATGAACGAGGCGATCTTTTATTTGACATTGCAGAGAAAATGAAATCTGACAGGGATGAACTAGCAAAACTGGAATCCATGGATGTCGGGAAACCATTGTCTCAGGCATATGCCGATGTGGATGCTGCGATTCGGTATTTCCGATTTTATGGCGGAGCGGCAGATAAAGTCATGGGTGATACGATCCCTATTGAAGATGGTCTTCTGGATTATGTCGTGCGTGAGCCGTTAGGGGTTACCGCGCATATTGTGCCATGGAATTATCCGTTGCAGATTATTTCAAGGAGTGTTGCCGCAGCTATTGCAATGGGGAATACCGTGGTAGTGAAAAGTGCGGAGGATACGCCGATGACGGCGATGCGTTTGACAGCGTTTTTTGATGAACTGGATTTGCCTGCAGGTGTGTTTAATCATATAACGGGGTTTGGGTATGAAGCCGGAGCAGCATTATCTTCTCACCCGTTAATTAATCATGTGACATTTACCGGATCGGTAGGGACGGGTATTACGGTTGGACAGGCAGCTATGGCGAATGTAGTTCCTTCTACATTGGAACTTGGCGGTAAATCACCAAACATTGTTTTTGCTGATTGTGATATCGATAAAACCGTAGAGGGAGTTGTTCGGGCTATTATTCAAAATGCCGGTCAAACCTGCTCGGCCGGTGCCAGACTTTTAGTGGAAGACTCATTTAAAAACGAATTCCTACAGAAAGTGGTGGAGAAGTTTGAAAGTTTAACCGTTGGAGCAGGAATGGATGATAAACATCTTGGACCTATATTGAATGAAAAACAATATAATCATGTACTAGGTTTAATTGAACAGGCGAAAAAAGAAGCTTCCGTTGTGGCAGGTGGGAACCCGGTAACTGTAGAAGGATATGAAGGCGGTTTTTACGTGCAGCCAACGATTATTGATGGGGTAAGCAAGGACAGCAAGCTGGCCCAAGAAGAGATTTTTGGCCCGGTATTGACGGTGTTTACATTTAAGGATGAGGCAGAAGCGCTGGATTTGGCCAACAGCACGGATTACGGGTTGGTTACCGGCATTTGGACGCAGGATATCAGTCGTGCACATTACCTGGCAAGCAGAATTGATTCCGGACAAGTTTTTATCAATAATTATGGTGCCGGCGGTGGTGTGCAGATGCCATTTGGCGGTTATAAAAAGAGTGGTATTGGTCGGGAAAAAGGATGGATTGCGCTTTATAATTATACACAGGTAAAGAATGTTGCGGTGAAATATAATTGA
- a CDS encoding Zn-dependent hydrolase, producing the protein MNINLKRMLNDFSTIVSFTRTPNNGCTRFSYSYEDRQTREYLISQMKDLDLSIKVDAVGNIRAKYGMEIKKTSIMIGSHIDTVENGGKYDGLSGVLVALEIIRVLKEEQVAISHPIELIIFAEEEGSNFGVTMLGSKVLTGKYGTADLKRIKNGEGVSAYDIAKSFGLSVDHVEKDVLENEEVDAMIELHIEQGAVLETQNKSVGIVQAIAGMKTFKINLEGDSNHAGTTPMDLRQDPMAGAATIISHIRQVAKTQALPTTVATVGKIICQPNMPNVIPQRVEFFVDVRDVDSEGIDLIANALTEKVNAVTTEDNLQGKIELIGESNPVKLSSRITHAIEETASEYGYNYMRMNSGAVHDAAMMTDLTDVGMIFIPSMEGKSHSPDEYTRQEDIKSGGDLLLQVIEKLAVKTKETNQTSR; encoded by the coding sequence GTGAATATCAATCTAAAGCGAATGTTAAACGATTTTTCAACGATTGTTAGCTTTACAAGGACTCCGAATAATGGTTGTACACGATTTTCTTACAGCTATGAGGATCGCCAAACGAGAGAATATCTTATTTCGCAAATGAAGGATCTTGATCTCTCGATAAAAGTGGATGCCGTTGGAAATATCAGAGCTAAGTATGGGATGGAAATTAAAAAAACCTCTATCATGATCGGTTCTCATATTGATACCGTAGAAAATGGAGGGAAATATGATGGACTGTCCGGTGTTTTGGTAGCCCTGGAGATAATTCGAGTTCTAAAAGAAGAACAGGTAGCGATAAGCCACCCGATCGAATTGATTATTTTTGCCGAGGAGGAGGGATCTAATTTTGGCGTTACGATGCTGGGTAGCAAGGTATTAACTGGGAAGTATGGAACAGCAGATCTCAAAAGGATTAAAAATGGAGAAGGAGTATCCGCTTATGATATTGCAAAAAGCTTTGGTCTTAGTGTAGATCATGTCGAAAAGGATGTTCTTGAAAACGAAGAAGTCGATGCAATGATTGAGCTACATATTGAACAAGGAGCAGTGTTGGAGACACAGAATAAATCGGTTGGTATTGTGCAAGCAATTGCAGGAATGAAAACGTTCAAAATTAATTTGGAAGGCGATTCCAATCATGCAGGGACAACGCCAATGGATTTGAGACAGGATCCAATGGCAGGAGCAGCAACGATCATTTCACATATTCGACAGGTAGCAAAAACGCAAGCCCTACCTACAACAGTCGCCACTGTTGGAAAAATAATCTGTCAGCCGAATATGCCGAATGTCATTCCTCAGCGCGTGGAATTTTTTGTGGATGTGAGGGATGTGGACTCTGAGGGGATTGATCTGATTGCCAACGCTTTGACTGAAAAAGTAAATGCCGTGACTACTGAAGATAATCTTCAGGGGAAGATTGAATTGATTGGTGAATCGAATCCTGTCAAACTATCTTCTAGAATCACTCATGCTATTGAAGAAACAGCAAGCGAATATGGTTATAATTATATGAGAATGAATAGTGGCGCCGTTCATGACGCGGCGATGATGACTGATTTAACAGATGTAGGGATGATTTTTATTCCGAGTATGGAAGGAAAAAGTCATTCCCCTGACGAATATACAAGGCAAGAGGATATCAAATCGGGAGGTGATTTATTACTACAGGTGATAGAAAAATTGGCTGTGAAGACAAAGGAAACAAATCAGACATCAAGATAG
- the hydA gene encoding dihydropyrimidinase gives MRTLIKNGTILTAIDEFIGDILIEDEKITAVGEQLEATVVEIVDAKGKYVLPGGVDQHVHYSFEFKGERVRGFETSHAAVAGGTTTVVEFVNQEEGKGMADSIFDMDKNEVSDQAMADYSYHAVVCDPVDKTFEEIADLPNRGISTVKLFMAYKGMPIHSDDEALYKALKAAKEAGVTVMVHCENADVIDLLQKDLVAEGKTDPYYHAVSRPARVELEATQRVINLAAMVGAPVYIVHVTAKSVMEAIRSAKNEGLPVYGETCVQYLMLDENDLAKPNFEGAKYVMSPALRTKDDQEALWKAVDNGWLNAISTDHCGFDWESQKHMGADDFTNIPNGAPGVENRLGILWTYGVNTGKLSRQRFVDLFATTPAKNMGLDHCKGHIGVGMDADIVLYDPNVSSIISNENSLHGVDYSSFEGYKQEGKVDKVFLRGKLMVDDGEFIGEKGDGKFIHGEPFALCFDDIKSTKELKGV, from the coding sequence ATGCGTACTTTAATTAAAAATGGAACAATTCTAACCGCTATCGACGAATTTATTGGAGATATATTAATAGAGGATGAAAAGATAACCGCTGTTGGGGAACAATTAGAGGCGACGGTTGTCGAAATAGTAGATGCGAAAGGAAAATATGTCCTTCCAGGCGGAGTTGATCAACATGTCCATTATTCCTTTGAGTTTAAAGGTGAGCGGGTAAGAGGATTTGAAACCTCGCATGCCGCTGTTGCCGGTGGAACCACAACTGTTGTTGAATTTGTCAATCAAGAAGAGGGCAAGGGGATGGCGGATAGCATCTTTGATATGGATAAGAATGAAGTATCTGACCAGGCCATGGCGGATTATTCGTACCATGCTGTCGTATGTGATCCAGTGGATAAGACATTTGAAGAAATTGCCGATTTGCCCAATAGGGGTATTTCTACTGTGAAATTGTTTATGGCTTATAAAGGTATGCCGATACACAGTGATGATGAGGCGCTTTACAAAGCATTAAAAGCTGCAAAAGAAGCTGGTGTCACAGTAATGGTTCATTGTGAGAATGCTGATGTTATTGATCTTCTTCAAAAGGATCTCGTAGCTGAAGGTAAGACAGACCCGTATTACCATGCAGTTTCAAGGCCAGCACGGGTGGAACTGGAAGCTACCCAACGGGTGATCAATCTGGCGGCTATGGTAGGAGCTCCAGTTTACATTGTTCATGTTACAGCTAAGAGTGTGATGGAAGCCATCCGATCCGCAAAAAACGAAGGTCTTCCGGTATATGGCGAAACATGTGTCCAATATCTAATGCTTGATGAGAATGATTTAGCTAAGCCTAATTTTGAAGGAGCTAAATATGTGATGTCGCCAGCTTTACGAACGAAGGACGACCAAGAAGCATTATGGAAGGCTGTTGATAATGGCTGGCTAAACGCGATCAGTACAGATCATTGCGGATTTGACTGGGAATCACAGAAACATATGGGTGCTGATGACTTTACCAATATCCCAAATGGCGCACCAGGTGTAGAAAATCGCTTGGGCATCCTTTGGACATATGGAGTTAATACTGGAAAGCTATCCAGACAACGATTTGTTGATTTATTTGCAACAACACCAGCTAAGAATATGGGATTAGACCATTGTAAGGGACATATAGGTGTTGGCATGGATGCGGATATTGTCTTATATGACCCTAATGTATCATCGATTATTTCAAATGAGAACAGTCTGCATGGTGTGGACTATAGTTCGTTTGAAGGGTACAAACAGGAAGGTAAAGTAGATAAAGTATTCCTCCGAGGTAAGCTCATGGTCGACGACGGTGAATTTATTGGTGAAAAAGGCGACGGAAAGTTTATTCATGGAGAACCGTTCGCCCTTTGTTTTGATGATATAAAATCCACGAAAGAACTAAAGGGTGTATGA
- a CDS encoding NAD(P)-dependent oxidoreductase, translated as MGNLFQNLVPNEALEKNFAESKPSYNAQEALDEANRCLYCYDAPCITACPTGIDIPTFIKKIASGNLKGSATTIMEENPIGASCARVCPTEELCEGACVLNDSTKPIMIGDLQRFATDWAIKNEQVLFKAGRKNGKRIAIVGSGPAGLSAARELGRLGYEVTVFEAKDEAGGLDTHGIVPFRLPKDISLWEVEQVESLGVEIRTNTEVGKDVFAADLVSAYDSVILTAGMSKVPMLGIDGEDLEGIYDAIDLVEETKNENYSTEFIGKRVAVIGAGNTAVDGATTSVRLGADNVKILYRRTEAEMSAYDFEYEFAKQDGVEFRWLVTPKRLIGDGSGNVKQMECVHMELKEAESDGRMRPVEIEGSEFLMDIDIVVKAIGQTRHHQLIDEFELEHSDGVVKVDNETYLTSNPKVYAAGDVVFEKGVGEAMAVSAAQQGKEAAYSIHQQLKDTEMENV; from the coding sequence ATGGGAAATTTATTTCAAAATTTAGTGCCGAATGAGGCCTTAGAAAAAAACTTTGCGGAGTCTAAACCAAGTTATAATGCACAAGAGGCGCTTGATGAAGCAAATCGCTGTTTATATTGTTACGATGCACCTTGTATAACAGCTTGTCCAACTGGAATTGATATCCCCACTTTTATTAAAAAAATTGCGTCCGGAAATTTAAAAGGTTCGGCAACAACCATTATGGAGGAAAATCCCATCGGTGCAAGCTGTGCACGTGTATGTCCAACGGAGGAATTATGTGAGGGCGCTTGTGTACTTAATGATTCTACAAAACCGATTATGATTGGTGACCTGCAGCGCTTTGCAACAGATTGGGCGATCAAAAATGAACAAGTATTGTTTAAAGCTGGAAGGAAGAACGGGAAACGAATTGCGATTGTTGGCAGTGGTCCAGCAGGTTTATCAGCAGCCCGAGAGCTAGGGCGACTAGGATATGAGGTGACAGTTTTTGAAGCTAAAGATGAAGCTGGGGGGTTAGACACCCATGGTATTGTGCCATTCCGTCTTCCAAAGGATATTTCATTATGGGAGGTGGAACAGGTTGAAAGTTTAGGTGTTGAAATTCGTACAAATACCGAAGTTGGTAAAGATGTTTTCGCAGCAGACCTTGTTAGTGCTTATGATTCCGTCATACTTACTGCAGGAATGTCAAAGGTGCCGATGTTAGGCATTGATGGCGAAGATTTAGAAGGCATTTATGATGCGATTGATTTAGTTGAGGAAACGAAGAATGAAAATTATTCGACCGAATTTATTGGAAAGCGTGTAGCAGTCATTGGGGCAGGAAATACAGCGGTCGATGGTGCGACAACTTCGGTAAGACTTGGTGCTGATAATGTTAAAATACTCTACCGGCGGACAGAAGCGGAAATGTCAGCATATGACTTTGAATACGAATTTGCCAAACAGGATGGCGTTGAATTCAGATGGTTAGTTACACCTAAGCGCTTGATCGGTGACGGTAGTGGAAATGTAAAGCAGATGGAATGTGTTCACATGGAATTAAAAGAGGCAGAATCTGATGGCCGTATGCGACCAGTAGAAATCGAAGGATCTGAATTTTTAATGGATATTGATATTGTGGTTAAAGCAATCGGTCAGACGCGGCATCACCAGTTAATCGATGAATTTGAGCTGGAACATTCTGATGGTGTTGTGAAGGTGGATAATGAGACATATCTTACTTCGAACCCAAAAGTTTATGCTGCAGGAGATGTGGTTTTTGAAAAAGGCGTTGGTGAAGCAATGGCAGTATCTGCTGCACAGCAGGGGAAAGAAGCGGCATATTCCATACATCAACAATTAAAAGATACGGAAATGGAGAACGTATAA